The Quercus robur chromosome 7, dhQueRobu3.1, whole genome shotgun sequence genome has a segment encoding these proteins:
- the LOC126692947 gene encoding disease resistance protein RPV1-like isoform X1, whose product MALLTNKRAFSLFFTQRYKYDVFLSFRGEDTRNGFTSNLNGILRHNGINTFMDDELQRGEKISTELFETIESSKISIIVFSKNYATSTWCLDELVKILECKKNGQVVFPVFYKVDPSEVRSQKGKFGEALAKHEENFKYDMNKVQRWRVALNEAGNLSGWHYKNDRPQFRFIQEIFEEISSAKLNCSQVFVVKYPVGIDSRVEEISCCLDIESNDVRMLVIHGLPGIGKTTIAKAIFDLIAYRFEGSSFLEDVRENSKTNDGVLQLQEALYYEIILGARNLNVHGVSKRINVIMEKFHKKKILLILDDVDKLVQVENLLGKCNWFASGSRIIITTREKKLLSTLREDCDLIYYKVKELDNRESHELFCQHAFKRNKPTKDYLELVHQFIGYAKGLPLVLKIIGADLYDKNVQCWKSALDKYKRVPHSDIQEVLKISYDGLDQIQRNIFLDIACFLKGFSKNLVVDILQSSNFHDPYYDIEKLINKSLIDVAKDGKLLMHDLIQQMGFEIDRQEAEVSKKHRRLLCYEDALEVLNGDTGLGEIRGITLSLPQPKKMQLNIGKMKNLKYLTIRNVICEDLKSLPNGLRLLDWKEFPLLSLPSTFEPTKLVALNMRESHIELDEHFERCRFETLKYMDLAYCKNITKLPDLSVIAPNIKELELLRCINLVEVHQSVGLLENLEYWNLHECPNLRILPTKLQLKSLKSFFIFGSKSLEQGTERLALLSSIGYLTGLRELMISFKNGRDVPSNISDLQNLRWLSMYDCDEFPKAMDTPGCFPYLERLDISYSNITTLPEISIIFPQLKILGLYCCWNLSKIPTLPHCIQDVDATGCNSLNSQSRRGLLNQFGELIGLQQNIICAKGIQHQDSDSETNFESVSEFELDEATFEMDSTWKLYDSYSLTLPVTKIPKWWFDHQSVGSSLSFSVGQKLPSSASCVALKLELKDDEYRMFTCSVYMCINGFERCLVDFKFQLDPGDWNDIEIRFECSKYDPKMAKITIERCGVHVSCICTPCNFATNEDVEENENLLIELPTNMPSKHHQLHCKSSLQARLGMEEQRIFLQILIQFNGLFI is encoded by the exons ATGGCTCTTCTAACTAATAAACGAGccttctctttgtttttcacCCAACGATATAAATATGATGTGTTCTTGAGTTTCAGAGGAGAAGATACCCGCAATGGTTTTACTAGCAATTTGAATGGTATTTTGCGTCATAATGGTATTAACACCTTCATGGATGATGAGCTccaaagaggagagaaaatTTCCACTGAACTTTTCGAAActattgaaagttcaaagaTTTCAATAATTGTATTCTCTAAAAACTATGCAACTTCCACTTGGTGTTTGGATGAACTTGTCAAAATTCTCGAATGTAAAAAGAATGGCCAAGTGGTGTTTCCGGTTTTTTACAAGGTAGATCCATCAGAAGTACGTAGCCAAAAGGGAAAGTTTGGAGAAGCACTGGCaaaacatgaagaaaatttcAAGTATGACATGAACAAGGTGCAAAGATGGAGGGTTGCTCTAAATGAAGCTGGCAATTTATCTGGTTGGCATTACAAAAATGA CCGCCCTCAATTTAGGTTTATCCAAGAAATTTTTGAAGAGATCTCAAGTGCTAAATTAAATTGTTCGCAAGTATTTGTTGTTAAATACCCAGTTGGAATAGACTCTCGCGTAGAGGAAATAAGTTGTTGCTTAGATATTGAGTCAAATGATGTTCGCATGTTAGTGATCCATGGTCTTCCAGGAATAGGTAAGACAACAATCGCAAAAGCCATTTTTGACTTAATTGCATATCGTTTTGAAGGAAGTAGCTTTCTAGAGGATGTTagagaaaactcaaaaacaaatgatgGTGTACTCCAACTACAAGAGGCACTTTATTATGAGATCATCTTAGGGGCTAGAAATTTGAATGTGCATGGTGTATCTAAAAGAATCAATGTGATAATGGAAaagtttcacaaaaaaaaaattcttttaattctaGATGATGTGGACAAATTAGTCCAAGTAGAAAATTTGCTTGGAAAATGCAATTGGTTTGCTTCTGGAAGTAgaattattatcacaacaagagagaaaaagttgcTATCTACTCTACGAGAAGATTGTGATTTAATTTACTATAAGGTTAAGGAATTAGATAATCGTGAATCTCATGAACTCTTTTGTCAACATGCATTCAAAAGAAACAAGCCTACAAAAGATTATTTGGAGCTTGTACACCAATTTATAGGTTATGCCAAAGGACTTCCATTAGTTCTAAAAATAATAGGTGCTGATTTATATGACAAAAATGTACAATGTTGGAAAAGTGCATTAGATAAGTACAAAAGAGTTCCTCATTCGGATATTCAAGAAGTACTTAAAATAAGCTACGATGGATTGGACCAAATTCAACGGAATATTTTCCTTGATATTGCATGTTTTCTCAAAGGATTCTCTAAGAATTTGGTTGTAGATATATTACAAAGTAGCAATTTTCATGACCCATACTATGATATTGAAAAACTTATCAATAAATCTCTCATAGATGTTGCAAAAGATGGCAAATTATTGATGCATGACTTGATACAACAAATGGGTTTTGAAATTGATCGACAAGAAGCAGAAGTGTCAAAAAAACATAGAAGGCTATTATGTTATGAGGATGCTCTCGAAGTACTAAATGGAGATACG GGATTAGGTGAAATTCGAGGCATAACATTGTCCTTGCCACAACCAAAAAAGATGCAATTGAATATTGGAAAGatgaaaaatctcaaatatttaacaattcGTAATGTAATTTGTGAAGACCTTAAATCTCTTCCCAATGGGTTAAGGTTACTTGATTGGAAAGAATTTCCTTTATTGTCCTTGCCGTCCACCTTTGAACCTACAAAACTCGTTGCACTTAACATGCGAGAGAGCCACATTGAATTGGACGAGCATTTTGAG AGGTGTCGATTTGAAACATTGAAATATATGGATTTGgcatattgtaaaaatattacaaaattgcCCGACTTATCAGTGATTGCGCCAAACATAAAGGAGTTGGAGCTTCTCAGATGCATAAATTTAGTTGAGGTTCATCAGTCCGTTGGACTTCTTGAAAATCTTGAATACTGGAATCTCCATGAATGCCCAAATCTTAGAATTTTACCAACAAAGCTCCAGTTGAAATCTCTTAAAAGCTTTTTTATCTTTGGTTCTAAAAGTCTTGAGCAAGGAACAGAAAGATTAGCGTTGCTTTCATCAATAGGATATCTCACTGGCCTTCGTGAGTTAAtgataagttttaaaaatgGGAGAGATGTTCCAAGTAACATCTCTGATTTACAAAATCTTAGGTGGCTTTCTATGTATGATTGTGATGAATTTCCAAAAGCCATGGATACCCCTGGTTGCTTCCCCTATTTAGAACGTCTAGATATCTCTTACAGCAACATTACTACCCTCCCTGAAATTTCTATCATATTTCCCCAATTAAAGATTCTAGGGCTTTACTGTTGCTGGAACCTTTCGAAAATTCCAACACTTCCACATTGTATACAAGATGTAGATGCAACAGGGTGTAATTCGTTGAATTCACAATCAAGAAGAGGATTATTGAATCag TTTGGAGAACTTATAGGGCTTCAACAAAATATCATATGTGCAAAGGGAATACAACATCAGGATTCTGATTCTGAAACAAACTTTGAATCTGTATCAGAATTTGAACTCGATGAAGCTACATTTGAAATGGACTCAACATGGAAACTTTATGATTCTTATTCACTTACACTTCCAGTAACTAAGATTCCAAAGTGGTGGTTCGACCATCAAAGTGTTGGAAGTTCCTTATCATTCTCGGTTGGTCAGAAACTTCCATCATCCGCTTCTTGTGTTGCACTAAAATTGGAACTGAAGGATGATGAATATCGTATGTTTACCTGTTCTGTCTACATGTGCATCAATGGTTTTGAAAGATGTCTTGtggattttaaatttcaattagatCCAGGGGATTGGAATGACATTGAGATTCGAtttgaatgttcaaaatatGATCCTAAAATGGCAAAAATTACAATAGAAAGGTGCGGAGTCCATGTATCATGCATTTGTACTCCTTGCAACTTCGCAACAAATGAGgatgttgaagaaaatgagaacCTCTTGATTGAACTTCCAACAAATATGCCAAG CAAACATCATCAACTTCATTGCAAGTCCAGCTTGCAAGCTCGGCTGGGAATGGAAGAGCAAAGGATATTTTTGCAGATTCTCATTCAATTTAATGGCCTATTCATTTAG
- the LOC126692947 gene encoding disease resistance protein RPV1-like isoform X2 has product MALLTNKRAFSLFFTQRYKYDVFLSFRGEDTRNGFTSNLNGILRHNGINTFMDDELQRGEKISTELFETIESSKISIIVFSKNYATSTWCLDELVKILECKKNGQVVFPVFYKVDPSEVRSQKGKFGEALAKHEENFKYDMNKVQRWRVALNEAGNLSGWHYKNDRPQFRFIQEIFEEISSAKLNCSQVFVVKYPVGIDSRVEEISCCLDIESNDVRMLVIHGLPGIGKTTIAKAIFDLIAYRFEGSSFLEDVRENSKTNDGVLQLQEALYYEIILGARNLNVHGVSKRINVIMEKFHKKKILLILDDVDKLVQVENLLGKCNWFASGSRIIITTREKKLLSTLREDCDLIYYKVKELDNRESHELFCQHAFKRNKPTKDYLELVHQFIGYAKGLPLVLKIIGADLYDKNVQCWKSALDKYKRVPHSDIQEVLKISYDGLDQIQRNIFLDIACFLKGFSKNLVVDILQSSNFHDPYYDIEKLINKSLIDVAKDGKLLMHDLIQQMGFEIDRQEAEVSKKHRRLLCYEDALEVLNGDTGLGEIRGITLSLPQPKKMQLNIGKMKNLKYLTIRNVICEDLKSLPNGLRLLDWKEFPLLSLPSTFEPTKLVALNMRESHIELDEHFERCRFETLKYMDLAYCKNITKLPDLSVIAPNIKELELLRCINLVEVHQSVGLLENLEYWNLHECPNLRILPTKLQLKSLKSFFIFGSKSLEQGTERLALLSSIGYLTGLRELMISFKNGRDVPSNISDLQNLRWLSMYDCDEFPKAMDTPGCFPYLERLDISYSNITTLPEISIIFPQLKILGLYCCWNLSKIPTLPHCIQDVDATGCNSLNSQSRRGLLNQFGELIGLQQNIICAKGIQHQDSDSETNFESVSEFELDEATFEMDSTWKLYDSYSLTLPVTKIPKWWFDHQSVGSSLSFSVGQKLPSSASCVALKLELKDDEYRMFTCSVYMCINGFERCLVDFKFQLDPGDWNDIEIRFECSKYDPKMAKITIERCGVHVSCICTPCNFATNEDVEENENLLIELPTNMPSCGDENSLGGMKGSTSSI; this is encoded by the exons ATGGCTCTTCTAACTAATAAACGAGccttctctttgtttttcacCCAACGATATAAATATGATGTGTTCTTGAGTTTCAGAGGAGAAGATACCCGCAATGGTTTTACTAGCAATTTGAATGGTATTTTGCGTCATAATGGTATTAACACCTTCATGGATGATGAGCTccaaagaggagagaaaatTTCCACTGAACTTTTCGAAActattgaaagttcaaagaTTTCAATAATTGTATTCTCTAAAAACTATGCAACTTCCACTTGGTGTTTGGATGAACTTGTCAAAATTCTCGAATGTAAAAAGAATGGCCAAGTGGTGTTTCCGGTTTTTTACAAGGTAGATCCATCAGAAGTACGTAGCCAAAAGGGAAAGTTTGGAGAAGCACTGGCaaaacatgaagaaaatttcAAGTATGACATGAACAAGGTGCAAAGATGGAGGGTTGCTCTAAATGAAGCTGGCAATTTATCTGGTTGGCATTACAAAAATGA CCGCCCTCAATTTAGGTTTATCCAAGAAATTTTTGAAGAGATCTCAAGTGCTAAATTAAATTGTTCGCAAGTATTTGTTGTTAAATACCCAGTTGGAATAGACTCTCGCGTAGAGGAAATAAGTTGTTGCTTAGATATTGAGTCAAATGATGTTCGCATGTTAGTGATCCATGGTCTTCCAGGAATAGGTAAGACAACAATCGCAAAAGCCATTTTTGACTTAATTGCATATCGTTTTGAAGGAAGTAGCTTTCTAGAGGATGTTagagaaaactcaaaaacaaatgatgGTGTACTCCAACTACAAGAGGCACTTTATTATGAGATCATCTTAGGGGCTAGAAATTTGAATGTGCATGGTGTATCTAAAAGAATCAATGTGATAATGGAAaagtttcacaaaaaaaaaattcttttaattctaGATGATGTGGACAAATTAGTCCAAGTAGAAAATTTGCTTGGAAAATGCAATTGGTTTGCTTCTGGAAGTAgaattattatcacaacaagagagaaaaagttgcTATCTACTCTACGAGAAGATTGTGATTTAATTTACTATAAGGTTAAGGAATTAGATAATCGTGAATCTCATGAACTCTTTTGTCAACATGCATTCAAAAGAAACAAGCCTACAAAAGATTATTTGGAGCTTGTACACCAATTTATAGGTTATGCCAAAGGACTTCCATTAGTTCTAAAAATAATAGGTGCTGATTTATATGACAAAAATGTACAATGTTGGAAAAGTGCATTAGATAAGTACAAAAGAGTTCCTCATTCGGATATTCAAGAAGTACTTAAAATAAGCTACGATGGATTGGACCAAATTCAACGGAATATTTTCCTTGATATTGCATGTTTTCTCAAAGGATTCTCTAAGAATTTGGTTGTAGATATATTACAAAGTAGCAATTTTCATGACCCATACTATGATATTGAAAAACTTATCAATAAATCTCTCATAGATGTTGCAAAAGATGGCAAATTATTGATGCATGACTTGATACAACAAATGGGTTTTGAAATTGATCGACAAGAAGCAGAAGTGTCAAAAAAACATAGAAGGCTATTATGTTATGAGGATGCTCTCGAAGTACTAAATGGAGATACG GGATTAGGTGAAATTCGAGGCATAACATTGTCCTTGCCACAACCAAAAAAGATGCAATTGAATATTGGAAAGatgaaaaatctcaaatatttaacaattcGTAATGTAATTTGTGAAGACCTTAAATCTCTTCCCAATGGGTTAAGGTTACTTGATTGGAAAGAATTTCCTTTATTGTCCTTGCCGTCCACCTTTGAACCTACAAAACTCGTTGCACTTAACATGCGAGAGAGCCACATTGAATTGGACGAGCATTTTGAG AGGTGTCGATTTGAAACATTGAAATATATGGATTTGgcatattgtaaaaatattacaaaattgcCCGACTTATCAGTGATTGCGCCAAACATAAAGGAGTTGGAGCTTCTCAGATGCATAAATTTAGTTGAGGTTCATCAGTCCGTTGGACTTCTTGAAAATCTTGAATACTGGAATCTCCATGAATGCCCAAATCTTAGAATTTTACCAACAAAGCTCCAGTTGAAATCTCTTAAAAGCTTTTTTATCTTTGGTTCTAAAAGTCTTGAGCAAGGAACAGAAAGATTAGCGTTGCTTTCATCAATAGGATATCTCACTGGCCTTCGTGAGTTAAtgataagttttaaaaatgGGAGAGATGTTCCAAGTAACATCTCTGATTTACAAAATCTTAGGTGGCTTTCTATGTATGATTGTGATGAATTTCCAAAAGCCATGGATACCCCTGGTTGCTTCCCCTATTTAGAACGTCTAGATATCTCTTACAGCAACATTACTACCCTCCCTGAAATTTCTATCATATTTCCCCAATTAAAGATTCTAGGGCTTTACTGTTGCTGGAACCTTTCGAAAATTCCAACACTTCCACATTGTATACAAGATGTAGATGCAACAGGGTGTAATTCGTTGAATTCACAATCAAGAAGAGGATTATTGAATCag TTTGGAGAACTTATAGGGCTTCAACAAAATATCATATGTGCAAAGGGAATACAACATCAGGATTCTGATTCTGAAACAAACTTTGAATCTGTATCAGAATTTGAACTCGATGAAGCTACATTTGAAATGGACTCAACATGGAAACTTTATGATTCTTATTCACTTACACTTCCAGTAACTAAGATTCCAAAGTGGTGGTTCGACCATCAAAGTGTTGGAAGTTCCTTATCATTCTCGGTTGGTCAGAAACTTCCATCATCCGCTTCTTGTGTTGCACTAAAATTGGAACTGAAGGATGATGAATATCGTATGTTTACCTGTTCTGTCTACATGTGCATCAATGGTTTTGAAAGATGTCTTGtggattttaaatttcaattagatCCAGGGGATTGGAATGACATTGAGATTCGAtttgaatgttcaaaatatGATCCTAAAATGGCAAAAATTACAATAGAAAGGTGCGGAGTCCATGTATCATGCATTTGTACTCCTTGCAACTTCGCAACAAATGAGgatgttgaagaaaatgagaacCTCTTGATTGAACTTCCAACAAATATGCCAAG TTGTGGTGATGAAAATTCTTTAGGAGGCATGAAAGGAAGCACATCAAGCATTTGA